Proteins from a genomic interval of bacterium:
- a CDS encoding UPF0175 family protein yields the protein MDFTIPFDIFQSARITEEELKQEMALLLFKKEKLTLGQASQLAGITQLQFQHLLASQQIPIHYGAEDFEEDLKTLKEIG from the coding sequence ATGGATTTCACTATACCTTTTGATATCTTTCAATCAGCAAGGATAACTGAAGAAGAGTTAAAGCAAGAGATGGCCCTTTTACTCTTTAAGAAGGAAAAATTAACTTTAGGCCAGGCGAGCCAACTTGCCGGAATTACTCAACTGCAATTTCAACACCTTCTTGCAAGTCAACAAATTCCCATTCATTATGGTGCAGAGGATTTTGAGGAGGACTTAAAAACCCTCAAGGAAATAGGGTGA